Proteins encoded together in one Pyxidicoccus trucidator window:
- a CDS encoding cyclic nucleotide-binding domain-containing protein: MELRKLKDKATEAFTKGRFSKAAELYEEYCRADPKDHQSRLRTGDAWVKAGQRDRAISAYQSAAEGFAKEGFLPRAIAASKLILELDPAHRGVQQMLADLYARRAAPAGARARGPMGSAFAEAPAPEPVAKSRLPDAVRAAVAEINLDVDVEPPESLVAGGTPVDLSSELPAELSLSVDAAPGASAGAEEEVLHSVSVGLSYLVPDDGAEARPAAPEGDEPIFMGVVVEEAEPVVEGQGLSEETDSSAPMAASAPASAPAEVPVPPAVAARAQETVRAQEAARPASTSLPPGLQPRASQRVAVPAALQSPPPPVNTPLAEALPPVRTPSGKWQALSSPIADSSAAAPPSSATPVPAESVAPASSAPPGLRPRRAEPLPPAGATALPLRELSPELGASLRASAVSSFTELELEGDSLLHAVELAAQAGLSQRAAMSASPVADEEEVYSLTEEVASDGRSVEELPTVPLFSDLPRDAFIELFERCPLRRFGPGERIIEQGSHGDAFYVICEGTVRVFRTEGGQRQDLATLEGGACFGEMALLSGAARTASVEGASEDTQLLEISAPVLAELSRSYPLVAQALKKFCRQRLLTNVMNTSALFRPFNRKDRRTLVERFRARDVERDDVIIRDGDQTDGLYVVLSGEVEVSKDGHLLTRLKEGDLFGEISLLQKTPATATVSAARHTTLLRLPRADFDALISSHPQILVLISELSDERLRRTQRVLGEASEGDLAEGDEDLILV, encoded by the coding sequence ATGGAGCTGCGCAAGCTCAAGGACAAGGCCACCGAAGCCTTCACCAAGGGCCGCTTCTCCAAAGCCGCGGAGCTGTACGAGGAGTACTGCCGGGCCGACCCGAAGGACCACCAGTCGCGCCTGCGCACGGGCGACGCGTGGGTCAAGGCGGGTCAACGCGACAGGGCCATCTCCGCGTACCAGTCCGCCGCCGAGGGCTTCGCGAAGGAGGGGTTCCTCCCGCGCGCCATTGCCGCGAGCAAGCTGATCCTGGAGTTGGACCCCGCGCACCGTGGCGTGCAGCAGATGCTCGCGGACCTGTACGCGCGGCGGGCGGCGCCGGCCGGGGCGAGGGCTCGTGGCCCCATGGGCAGCGCCTTCGCCGAGGCTCCGGCCCCGGAGCCCGTCGCGAAGTCCCGCCTGCCCGACGCGGTCCGGGCGGCCGTGGCGGAGATCAACCTGGATGTCGACGTCGAGCCTCCGGAGTCGCTGGTCGCCGGGGGTACGCCGGTGGACCTGTCCTCCGAGCTTCCCGCGGAGCTGTCGCTGTCCGTCGATGCGGCTCCGGGGGCTTCGGCGGGGGCGGAGGAGGAGGTCCTCCACTCCGTGAGCGTCGGGCTTTCGTACCTCGTGCCCGATGATGGGGCAGAGGCGCGCCCGGCGGCGCCGGAGGGTGATGAGCCCATTTTCATGGGCGTGGTCGTGGAAGAGGCGGAGCCCGTCGTGGAGGGCCAGGGGCTCTCAGAGGAGACGGACTCCAGCGCTCCGATGGCGGCTTCGGCGCCTGCCTCCGCGCCCGCCGAGGTACCGGTTCCCCCGGCGGTTGCGGCCCGCGCGCAGGAAACGGTCCGCGCGCAGGAGGCAGCCCGTCCCGCGTCGACCTCGTTGCCACCGGGCCTCCAGCCTCGCGCGTCGCAGCGGGTGGCCGTGCCGGCCGCGCTCCAGTCGCCTCCGCCTCCCGTCAACACGCCCCTGGCCGAGGCGCTGCCTCCGGTGCGGACGCCCAGCGGAAAGTGGCAGGCACTCTCGTCGCCCATCGCGGATTCAAGCGCCGCGGCCCCCCCGAGCTCCGCGACGCCTGTTCCCGCGGAGTCCGTGGCCCCCGCATCCTCTGCACCCCCGGGCCTGCGCCCCCGCCGCGCCGAGCCGCTGCCTCCCGCTGGCGCCACCGCGCTTCCGCTCCGCGAGCTGTCCCCGGAGCTCGGGGCGTCGCTTCGCGCCTCGGCGGTGTCCTCCTTCACGGAATTGGAGCTGGAGGGCGACTCGCTGCTGCACGCGGTGGAGCTCGCCGCCCAGGCGGGCTTGAGCCAGCGCGCCGCCATGTCCGCCTCGCCCGTCGCGGACGAGGAAGAGGTCTACAGCCTCACCGAGGAGGTCGCCTCCGACGGGCGCTCGGTGGAAGAGCTGCCCACCGTCCCGCTGTTCTCGGACCTGCCGCGCGACGCGTTCATCGAGCTCTTCGAGCGCTGCCCGCTGCGCCGCTTCGGCCCGGGGGAGCGCATCATCGAGCAGGGCTCTCACGGCGACGCCTTCTACGTCATCTGCGAAGGCACCGTGCGCGTCTTCCGGACGGAGGGCGGCCAGCGCCAGGACCTCGCCACGCTGGAGGGCGGCGCGTGCTTCGGTGAGATGGCGCTGCTGTCCGGCGCGGCGCGCACGGCCTCCGTCGAGGGTGCGTCCGAGGACACGCAGCTCCTGGAGATCTCCGCGCCGGTGCTCGCCGAGCTGTCCCGCAGCTACCCGCTGGTGGCCCAGGCCCTCAAGAAGTTCTGCCGGCAGCGGCTGCTGACCAACGTGATGAACACCTCGGCGCTGTTCCGGCCCTTCAACCGGAAGGACCGGCGCACGCTGGTGGAGCGCTTTCGCGCGCGCGACGTCGAGCGCGACGACGTCATCATCCGCGACGGCGACCAGACGGACGGCCTCTACGTGGTGCTGTCCGGCGAGGTCGAGGTGAGCAAGGACGGCCACCTGCTGACGCGGCTGAAGGAGGGTGACCTGTTCGGGGAGATCTCCCTGCTGCAGAAGACGCCCGCCACCGCGACGGTGTCGGCCGCCCGGCACACCACGCTGCTGCGGCTGCCGCGCGCGGACTTCGACGCGCTCATCTCCAGCCACCCTCAGATCCTGGTGCTCATCTCCGAGCTCAGCGACGAGCGCCTGCGCCGCACCCAGCGCGTGCTGGGCGAGGCCTCCGAGGGTGACCTGGCGGAGGGCGACGAGGATCTCATCCTGGTGTGA
- a CDS encoding HEAT repeat domain-containing protein gives MRSGARPYLLILALVLGCNGSRDQLLADLQSPRPEVRALAVKKLADQGNADDLVLFTRAAKDLAAIVRAEAAVALGESQDPRVVDLLGELLEDSDEDVQGRAAMALSKVKNDKAKAYLTLQYGRRGRATRQVIVQALKNANVPGAMAEVVAAEAKAQWDRNLLALTEGVLPERVGAAEELGKSGRPEAVNRLLPLVRDSQVILAAAAVRGLGDAGDKRAVGPIALLLDESFPELREAAISALMKLQDPAVAPRLQAVAAEKSAVSPLAIDAILAFPRSPQTDAALCAVIMDGASSEALAAGRSMRSRGGCPVDPIGERLARPATAASGLQAVMGLGPAALPLLGRVTPWLNQPDASLRLLAVEAVAAVGDASVVPALQKLYEQEVQGLASLRADWVTQPLPERYGEGFDPSAASAEPRHVHAAAPGTEDRAVKHATLLERVKALNATRARESGQTMVQHRVPTELYDDVETERLAPLATLLRALGTLKAPGALELLKGYTQDSSAALRVASLVGLARLGPEGVAVAKTGLLEPERDLQKTLAQALAEAGEVGQAALVELLPKMGSEKLLVLDALTRGGSVPASASAVLQTVVREGGPEAAFAAALLGRMQAKDAVPTLIKALDEPNSVARRDVLLALGAIGDTQAAEVVARDLFHDLPEIRAAAASALKKIGTPAQAESLDALKGDYFRTVRESAGAALTRDGTAAEGAR, from the coding sequence ATGCGATCCGGCGCGCGCCCCTACCTCCTCATCCTGGCACTGGTCCTCGGCTGCAATGGCAGCCGGGACCAGCTGCTCGCCGATCTCCAGAGTCCTCGCCCGGAGGTCCGTGCCCTCGCGGTGAAGAAGCTGGCCGACCAGGGCAATGCGGACGACCTCGTCCTCTTCACCCGCGCGGCCAAGGACCTGGCCGCCATCGTCCGCGCCGAGGCCGCCGTGGCGCTCGGCGAGAGCCAGGACCCCCGCGTGGTGGACCTGCTCGGTGAGCTGCTCGAGGACTCCGACGAGGACGTCCAGGGCCGCGCCGCCATGGCGCTCTCCAAGGTGAAGAACGACAAGGCCAAGGCTTACCTCACGCTCCAGTACGGGCGGCGGGGCCGCGCCACACGGCAGGTCATCGTCCAGGCACTGAAGAACGCCAACGTCCCCGGCGCCATGGCGGAGGTGGTCGCCGCCGAGGCCAAGGCCCAGTGGGACCGGAACCTCCTGGCCCTCACCGAGGGCGTGCTGCCCGAGCGCGTGGGCGCCGCCGAGGAGCTGGGCAAGAGCGGGCGTCCGGAGGCCGTGAACCGGCTGCTCCCGCTGGTGCGCGACAGCCAGGTCATCCTCGCCGCCGCCGCGGTGCGCGGCCTGGGTGACGCCGGAGACAAGCGGGCGGTGGGGCCCATCGCCCTGCTGCTGGACGAGAGCTTCCCGGAGCTGCGCGAGGCCGCCATCAGCGCGCTGATGAAGCTGCAGGACCCGGCCGTCGCGCCGCGCCTTCAGGCGGTGGCGGCGGAGAAGAGCGCGGTGAGCCCGCTGGCCATCGACGCCATCCTGGCCTTCCCCCGCTCGCCGCAGACGGATGCGGCCCTGTGCGCCGTCATCATGGACGGCGCTTCCTCCGAGGCGCTGGCCGCGGGCCGGAGCATGCGCTCGCGGGGCGGCTGCCCGGTGGACCCCATTGGAGAGCGGCTGGCGCGCCCAGCCACGGCCGCCAGCGGACTTCAGGCGGTGATGGGACTCGGACCCGCGGCGCTGCCGCTGCTGGGCCGGGTGACGCCGTGGTTGAACCAGCCTGACGCGTCGCTGCGGTTGCTCGCGGTCGAGGCGGTGGCCGCGGTGGGAGATGCCTCCGTCGTCCCCGCGCTGCAGAAGCTGTACGAGCAGGAGGTGCAGGGGCTGGCGTCCCTCCGCGCGGACTGGGTGACGCAGCCGCTGCCGGAGCGCTACGGCGAGGGCTTCGACCCGTCCGCCGCGTCCGCCGAGCCCCGTCACGTCCACGCCGCCGCCCCGGGTACCGAGGACCGGGCCGTGAAGCACGCGACGCTCCTGGAACGCGTCAAGGCGCTCAACGCGACGCGCGCGCGGGAGTCCGGCCAGACGATGGTGCAGCACCGCGTGCCCACCGAGCTGTACGACGACGTGGAGACGGAGCGCCTCGCGCCGCTGGCCACGCTGCTGCGCGCGCTGGGGACCCTGAAGGCACCGGGCGCGTTGGAGCTGCTCAAGGGCTACACCCAGGATTCGAGCGCTGCCCTTCGCGTGGCCTCGCTGGTGGGGCTGGCGCGGCTGGGGCCGGAGGGCGTCGCGGTGGCGAAGACGGGGCTGCTGGAGCCCGAGCGCGACCTGCAGAAGACGCTGGCCCAGGCGCTGGCGGAGGCGGGTGAGGTGGGGCAGGCCGCGCTGGTGGAGCTGCTGCCGAAGATGGGCAGCGAGAAGCTGCTGGTGCTGGACGCGCTCACGCGCGGCGGGAGCGTGCCGGCCTCCGCGTCGGCCGTTCTCCAGACGGTGGTGCGAGAGGGGGGCCCGGAAGCGGCCTTCGCCGCGGCGCTGCTAGGCCGGATGCAGGCGAAGGACGCCGTGCCCACGCTCATCAAGGCGCTGGACGAGCCGAACAGTGTCGCGCGGCGGGACGTGCTGCTGGCGCTCGGGGCCATTGGCGACACGCAGGCCGCCGAGGTGGTGGCGCGAGACTTGTTCCACGACCTGCCGGAGATTCGCGCCGCCGCGGCTTCGGCGCTGAAGAAGATTGGCACCCCCGCGCAGGCCGAGTCGCTGGATGCGCTGAAGGGGGACTACTTCCGCACCGTGCGTGAGTCGGCGGGAGCGGCACTGACCCGGGATGGCACCGCCGCCGAGGGGGCCCGTTAA
- a CDS encoding pseudouridine synthase, with protein MAAERLQKYLARAGVASRRHAEELITAGRVTVNNETVTELGSRVEPGTDLVAVDGTLVTPPDTSSYYLLYKPIGVVTTLSDPQGRPTVGNYVEETGKRLFPVGRLDYDAEGALLFTDDGALAHKLTHPSFQVPRMYLAKVKGVPDAATLDKLRGGVRLEDGMATPLSVDVFEAAERNTWLKIVVAEGRPHLIKRLCAAVGHPVVRLFRPAYAGIGVEGMRPGELRALKKSEVEQLGAVSEGRAQPAAVELKLPPRRHGRAAPGFDGDEDELSMDDEAPAPRKASKTMVVAAKAARAMDSRPEKRERKPAAEGGTGKARVGRTGSGDEARPPRKAWGGGDADGAPRGRAAGAGRPVRKEWGAGGEDKPRRSFGAGGEDKPRGRSFGAGRPERSAGGEDKPRRSFGAGGEDKPRGRSFGAGRPERSAGGEDKPRGRFGAGGEDKPRRSFGASGEDKPRGRFGAGGEDKPRGRSFGAGGEDKPRGRFGAGGDDKPRGRSFGAGGEDKPRGRFGAGGDDKPRGRSFGAGGDDKPRGRSFGAGGDDKPRGRSFGAGRPERSAGGEDKPRGRSSGAGGEDTSRGRGYASVERGAAASRPVRKTWGAGGDEGAAPRGEGRPVRKTWGAGGDEGAAPRSRGAGGEDRPRARSFGAGAAGRPEGGAGGESRPRARGYGVGGAGRPERRESGAGAGRPERSEGRPARKTWGGGDEGGAPRGARPERREFSPRAGAAGGPRGAGRPERREFSPRAGASGGPRGAGRPERREFSPRGGASGGPRGAGRPERREFSPRGGASGGPRGAGRPERREFSPRGAEGGAPRGRGGPGRPGFGAGARGAGSRPERKEWSPTDARGNPSERVVRAGARRGPSDERGEGGKSGGFKERGASPRFSSGGPRGGAGRPPPRGPRRPR; from the coding sequence ATGGCTGCCGAAAGATTGCAGAAGTATCTGGCCCGCGCGGGAGTGGCTTCGCGCCGGCACGCAGAAGAGCTCATCACCGCAGGCCGTGTGACGGTGAACAACGAGACGGTGACGGAGCTGGGCAGCCGGGTAGAGCCGGGAACGGACCTGGTCGCGGTGGACGGGACGCTGGTGACGCCGCCGGACACGTCCTCCTACTACCTGCTCTACAAGCCGATTGGCGTCGTGACGACGCTGTCGGATCCGCAGGGCCGGCCCACGGTGGGCAACTACGTGGAAGAGACGGGCAAGCGCCTGTTCCCCGTGGGACGGCTGGACTACGACGCCGAGGGCGCGCTGCTGTTCACGGATGATGGGGCGCTGGCGCACAAGCTGACGCACCCCAGCTTCCAGGTGCCGCGCATGTACCTGGCGAAGGTGAAGGGCGTCCCGGATGCGGCCACGCTGGACAAGCTGCGCGGCGGTGTGCGGCTGGAGGACGGCATGGCCACGCCGCTGTCCGTGGACGTGTTCGAGGCGGCCGAGCGGAACACGTGGCTGAAGATTGTCGTGGCGGAAGGGCGGCCGCACCTCATCAAGCGCCTGTGCGCGGCGGTGGGCCACCCGGTGGTGCGCCTGTTCCGGCCGGCCTACGCGGGCATCGGCGTGGAGGGAATGCGGCCGGGTGAGCTGCGCGCGCTGAAGAAGTCCGAGGTGGAGCAGCTGGGCGCGGTGTCCGAGGGACGCGCGCAGCCCGCGGCGGTGGAGCTGAAGCTGCCTCCGCGCCGGCATGGCCGCGCGGCTCCGGGCTTCGACGGGGACGAGGACGAGCTGTCGATGGACGATGAGGCGCCCGCGCCTCGCAAGGCGTCGAAGACCATGGTGGTCGCGGCCAAGGCCGCTCGCGCGATGGATTCGCGTCCCGAGAAGCGCGAGCGGAAGCCCGCTGCCGAGGGTGGCACGGGCAAGGCCCGCGTCGGCCGCACTGGCAGTGGGGACGAGGCGCGTCCTCCGCGCAAGGCGTGGGGCGGTGGCGACGCGGACGGTGCTCCTCGGGGCCGTGCCGCTGGCGCCGGTCGTCCGGTGCGCAAGGAGTGGGGCGCCGGTGGCGAAGACAAGCCGCGTCGCAGTTTCGGTGCGGGTGGCGAGGACAAGCCTCGTGGCCGCAGCTTCGGTGCGGGTCGCCCGGAGCGTAGCGCTGGCGGTGAGGACAAGCCGCGTCGCAGCTTCGGTGCGGGTGGCGAGGACAAGCCTCGTGGCCGCAGCTTCGGTGCGGGTCGCCCGGAGCGTAGCGCTGGCGGTGAGGACAAGCCGCGTGGCCGCTTCGGTGCGGGTGGCGAGGACAAGCCGCGTCGCAGTTTCGGTGCGAGTGGTGAGGACAAGCCGCGTGGCCGCTTCGGCGCTGGCGGCGAGGACAAGCCTCGTGGCCGCAGCTTCGGTGCGGGTGGCGAGGACAAGCCGCGTGGCCGCTTCGGCGCCGGTGGTGACGACAAGCCTCGTGGCCGTAGCTTTGGCGCCGGTGGCGAGGACAAGCCGCGTGGTCGCTTCGGCGCGGGTGGTGACGACAAGCCGCGTGGCCGTAGCTTCGGTGCCGGTGGTGACGACAAGCCGCGTGGCCGCAGCTTCGGCGCGGGTGGTGACGACAAGCCGCGTGGCCGTAGCTTCGGTGCGGGTCGTCCGGAGCGTAGCGCTGGCGGTGAGGACAAGCCGCGTGGCCGTAGCTCCGGCGCGGGTGGCGAGGACACGTCGCGTGGCCGTGGCTACGCCTCGGTGGAGCGTGGCGCTGCTGCAAGCCGTCCGGTGCGCAAGACGTGGGGCGCCGGTGGCGATGAGGGCGCGGCACCTCGGGGCGAGGGCCGTCCGGTGCGCAAGACGTGGGGCGCCGGTGGCGACGAGGGCGCAGCGCCCCGGAGCCGTGGCGCCGGTGGTGAGGACCGGCCGCGGGCCCGTAGCTTCGGTGCCGGTGCCGCCGGTCGTCCGGAGGGTGGCGCGGGTGGCGAGTCCCGGCCGCGTGCGCGTGGATATGGCGTCGGCGGGGCGGGTCGCCCCGAGCGTCGCGAGTCCGGCGCTGGCGCTGGCCGTCCGGAGCGGAGCGAAGGCCGCCCCGCGCGCAAGACCTGGGGTGGCGGTGACGAGGGCGGTGCCCCTCGCGGTGCCCGTCCCGAGCGTCGTGAATTCAGCCCCCGGGCTGGCGCTGCTGGCGGCCCCCGTGGCGCCGGGCGTCCCGAGCGTCGCGAGTTCAGCCCCCGGGCTGGCGCTTCAGGCGGCCCCCGTGGCGCCGGGCGTCCCGAGCGTCGCGAGTTCAGCCCCCGGGGTGGTGCTTCAGGCGGCCCCCGGGGTGCCGGGCGTCCCGAGCGTCGCGAGTTCAGCCCCCGGGGTGGAGCCTCGGGCGGGCCGCGTGGCGCGGGCCGTCCGGAGCGCCGGGAGTTCTCGCCGCGAGGCGCCGAGGGTGGTGCACCTCGGGGTCGCGGTGGCCCGGGTCGCCCCGGATTCGGCGCGGGTGCTCGGGGGGCAGGCAGCCGTCCCGAGCGCAAGGAGTGGAGCCCGACCGACGCGCGCGGCAACCCCAGTGAGCGGGTCGTCCGGGCAGGCGCTCGCCGTGGCCCCTCCGACGAGAGGGGCGAGGGCGGGAAGTCCGGGGGATTCAAGGAGCGGGGCGCGTCGCCTCGCTTCTCCAGTGGGGGACCTCGAGGGGGAGCAGGCCGGCCCCCTCCGCGGGGTCCCCGCCGTCCCCGCTGA
- a CDS encoding SLC13 family permease yields the protein MALAIFLFTYVFIAGARLPFLKLDRPGGALLGAVLMVVFGVVTPAEVFNHSENSARHAIDGDTIVLLLGMMLLAAYLSQAAFFRTAGAWAVRKAHTPRLLLVAVTFISAVLSAFLVNDTVCLMLTPLVLATVEDARLPPVPYLLAVCMGSNSGSVATFTGNPQNMLIQGASGLSYASFAAYMALPALISTAIVTGALVYIFRYDLPTKRFEAHPPPPPVDRGLLALTLAVLVGVVAAFFAGLPMSWSALAGAALVMALSRREPREALERVDWVLLLFFASLFVVVYGVNKHGWAEDIRALFSPLMAGPPWRETLGFAGLTLVASNLFSNVPFVMLARTWVPTLQNVELGWHVLALGSTLAGNLTLVGSVANLIVFEAARGKVNMTFLAYLRVGVPVTLVSFVVGLAVLLAEHALF from the coding sequence GTGGCCCTCGCTATCTTCCTGTTTACCTACGTCTTCATCGCCGGGGCCCGTCTTCCGTTCCTGAAGCTGGACCGGCCCGGCGGCGCGCTGCTCGGCGCCGTGCTCATGGTGGTCTTCGGCGTCGTCACACCCGCCGAGGTCTTCAACCACAGCGAGAATTCCGCCCGGCACGCCATCGACGGGGACACCATCGTCCTGCTGCTCGGGATGATGCTGCTGGCCGCCTACCTGTCGCAGGCGGCCTTCTTCCGCACCGCCGGAGCCTGGGCCGTGCGCAAGGCCCACACGCCCCGGCTGTTGCTGGTGGCCGTCACCTTCATCTCCGCGGTGCTGTCGGCCTTCCTCGTCAACGACACCGTGTGCCTGATGCTCACGCCGCTGGTGCTCGCCACGGTGGAGGACGCGCGCCTGCCGCCCGTTCCCTACCTGCTCGCGGTGTGCATGGGCAGCAACAGCGGCTCGGTGGCGACGTTTACCGGCAACCCGCAGAACATGCTCATCCAGGGTGCCTCGGGCCTGTCCTACGCCAGCTTCGCCGCGTACATGGCCCTGCCTGCGCTGATCTCCACCGCCATCGTCACCGGCGCGCTCGTCTATATCTTCCGGTACGACCTGCCCACGAAGCGCTTCGAGGCGCACCCTCCCCCGCCTCCGGTGGACCGGGGATTATTGGCACTCACCCTGGCCGTGCTCGTCGGAGTCGTGGCGGCCTTCTTCGCCGGCCTGCCCATGAGCTGGAGCGCCCTGGCCGGCGCCGCCCTGGTCATGGCCCTGTCCCGCCGCGAGCCGCGCGAGGCGCTGGAGCGCGTGGACTGGGTGCTGCTCCTCTTCTTCGCCAGCCTCTTCGTCGTCGTCTACGGCGTGAACAAGCACGGCTGGGCCGAGGACATCCGCGCGCTGTTCTCGCCCCTCATGGCCGGCCCGCCCTGGCGCGAGACGCTCGGCTTCGCGGGGCTGACGCTGGTGGCGTCCAACCTCTTCAGCAACGTGCCCTTCGTCATGCTCGCGCGCACGTGGGTGCCCACGCTGCAGAACGTCGAGCTGGGCTGGCACGTGCTCGCGCTGGGCTCCACGCTGGCCGGCAACCTCACGCTGGTGGGCAGCGTGGCCAACCTCATCGTCTTCGAGGCCGCGCGCGGGAAGGTGAACATGACCTTCCTCGCCTACCTGCGCGTGGGGGTGCCCGTCACCCTGGTCAGCTTCGTCGTCGGGCTGGCCGTGCTCCTCGCGGAGCACGCGCTGTTCTGA
- a CDS encoding general secretion pathway protein GspE translates to MDAGLLTETELRSALAEQRKWGGKLGLTLVQMGFVDENSMVHALSRQLAIPTVDLEAHTPSPVALQAVRADIAERYTVFPTAADPLNKVLTVATADPTNVESLQELAFHTGQRIQVVVAAASSIERAIRRNYHGEVTSPTATPLTFGMDEPTFELAPPSESEPLIVTGRATAHPTPAPRESELLQRVDDLSQQVASLERMVAQQARSLRAMLELLETRGLVTRDDYLAKVR, encoded by the coding sequence ATGGACGCCGGCCTGCTGACGGAGACGGAGCTTCGCTCCGCCCTCGCGGAGCAACGCAAGTGGGGCGGCAAGCTGGGGCTCACCCTGGTGCAGATGGGCTTCGTGGACGAGAACTCCATGGTCCACGCCCTCTCCCGGCAGCTCGCCATTCCCACGGTCGACCTGGAGGCCCACACGCCCTCCCCCGTGGCCCTCCAGGCGGTCCGCGCGGACATCGCCGAGCGCTACACCGTCTTCCCCACCGCCGCGGACCCGCTCAACAAGGTGCTCACCGTCGCCACGGCCGACCCCACCAACGTGGAGTCCCTCCAGGAGCTGGCCTTCCACACCGGCCAGCGCATTCAAGTGGTCGTCGCGGCCGCGTCGTCCATCGAGCGCGCCATCCGCCGCAACTACCATGGGGAAGTCACCTCTCCCACGGCCACCCCGCTCACGTTCGGCATGGACGAGCCCACCTTCGAGCTCGCCCCGCCCTCCGAGTCGGAGCCCCTCATCGTCACCGGGCGCGCGACGGCGCACCCCACGCCCGCGCCGCGTGAGAGCGAGCTGCTCCAGCGCGTCGACGACCTCTCGCAGCAGGTGGCCAGCCTGGAGCGCATGGTGGCGCAGCAGGCCCGCTCGCTGCGCGCGATGCTGGAGCTGCTGGAGACGCGGGGCCTGGTGACTCGCGACGACTACCTCGCGAAGGTCCGCTGA